A single genomic interval of Prunus dulcis chromosome 5, ALMONDv2, whole genome shotgun sequence harbors:
- the LOC117629105 gene encoding F-box/LRR-repeat protein At3g03360-like: MYNSADRISELPLEILASIVCLLPLKEAVATSVLSRHWRHVWASTLTLDFDPEKTLFGFTYLSRTLQDKKSRRYVNWINRVIEQHNGPNIESFRACFDLDCRFTSSIDKWIEFALKKRVQVFVLDFVKIYGFNKDAYAFPRKLLGLEKEFASNHYVGFKYLKVVYFDNVDVTGEIIEYFLSHYPVLERLSVSFAKS; encoded by the coding sequence ATGTACAACTCCGCGGACCGCATCAGTGAGTTGCCACTTGAAATTCTGGCTAGTATAGTGTGTCTCTTGCCGCTAAAGGAAGCAGTGGCTACTAGTGTTCTATCAAGGCACTGGCGGCATGTGTGGGCGTCTACCTTGACACTTGATTTTGATCCCGAGAAAACTTTGTTTGGCTTCACATACCTTAGTCGAACGTTACAAGACAAGAAAAGTCGTAGGTACGTCAACTGGATCAATCGTGTGATCGAGCAACATAATGGCCCTAACATCGAATCATTTAGGGCTTGCTTTGATCTAGATTGCCGTTTTACAAGTTCCATCGATAAATGGATTGAATTTGCATTGAAAAAGAGAGTTCAAGTGTTTGTCTTGGATTTTGTTAAGATATATGGTTTCAACAAAGATGCATATGCATTTCCGCGCAAACTGTTAGGTCTCGAAAAAGAGTTTGCTTCAAATCACTATGTTGGATTTAAATATCTCAAAGTTGTTTATTTTGATAATGTTGATGTGACTGGAGAAATTATTGAGTACTTCTTGTCACACTATCCAGTTCTTGAACGATTATCAGTGTCTTTTGCTAAAAGTTAA
- the LOC117627307 gene encoding uncharacterized protein LOC117627307: protein MTPKLLSDTTEMSTRSGCSNVTDNDAGFVRPCSVQKAMDNDKMIIEESELTRQECLSAEKLEILACKTDVEKDNRPLNKSDMRASDLDGGTASQLADNKFLIYTFCRKRKKEALSRPERLSLLDNDTLERKTGGTKCFSRAPEVKLIDRINLGKSTISTGCSSAYIFVREEVVEIEIWMDFA, encoded by the exons ATGACCCCAAAATTACTCTCAGATACAACTGAAATGAGTACACGGTCAGGATGTTCTAATGTAACTGACAATGATGCAGGGTTTGTTAGACCTTGTAGTGTTCAGAAGGCAATGGACAATGATAAGATGATCATTGAAGAATCAGAATTGACTAGACAGGAATGTTTATCTGCAGAAAAATTGGAGATTCTGGCTTGCAAAACAGATGTTGAGAAAGATAATAGACCATTAAATAAGTCGGATATGAGAGCATCTGATTTAGATGGTGGCACTGCTAGTCAACTTGCGGACAATAAGTTTCTTATATATACATTCTGCAGAAAGCGCAAGAAGGAGGCATTGAGCAGGCCTGAAAGGTTGTCCCTTCTTGACAATGACACTTTGGAAAGAAAGACGGGAGGAACAAAATGCTTCTCTAGAGCCCCAGAAGTCAAGCTTATTGACCGAATCAACTTGGGAAAGTCGACGATTAGCACAGGTTGCTCGTCAG CTTATATCTTTGTCAGAGAAGAAGTGGTGGAAATAGAGATCTGGATGGACTTTGCTTAG
- the LOC117629106 gene encoding putative F-box protein At1g49610: MVEKRRCDHDEWTLEAVLSVYCVAGLVNECEEHFQEMRASGILPSVMCYCMMLAVYARNDRSAFTQLFQNIFLSLFMDVSNLVDRISELPEEILGGIILSLLPLKEAAATSILSKRWRYVWCFTTNLYFDDDDNLLYFRALELEVRHQKSCRYVNWVNHVLKQHRGSVEQFRICFHLDRRLASSIDKWIQFAMEKRVRVLLLDCQRAFYEASYSFPRTILGLEKEKVTPFCCDIPSLHSCGYTGFGFLRVLQLIGVDVTQEVVEYFLSNCRALERLSLGGARNLVNLRVVRPSVSLKYLSIRCCLGLKSVEICDANLVSFAYYGTQAKLLLNNLPSLVEVSFCEYSTFHPESIRLAFTPFLCFLSQLETLKLGIHLEMSSWSPWYASPVPTLPNVKHLELIVHPDTPFVLYHLASFLKASPSLQTLVLKLEYGSWEPWETTKVGKGPQWPHHNLKVVEIVGYRGRINVVEHVIYFIENVVALEKLVIDPVMCWLHHPTGMDRRIEDVKEEEEARDHAMHQLKQMVPSTVQFVCL, from the exons ATGGTGGAAAAGAGAAGATGTGATCATGATGAATGGACCCTTGAGGCAGTTTTAAGTGTTTACTGCGTTGCAGGTCTTGTTAATGAGTGTGAGGAGCACTTCCAAGAGATGAGAGCCTCGGGAATATTGCCCAGTGTCATGTGCTACTGCATGATGCTTGCTGTTTATGCAAGGAATGACAGGTCAGCATTCACTCAATTGTTTCAGaatattttcctttcattGTTTATG GATGTCTCCAACTTGGTGGATAGAATCAGTGAATTGCCAGAAGAAATTCTTGGCGGTATCATATTATCTCTCTTGCCTCTTAAGGAAGCAGCAGCTACTAGTATTCTTTCTAAGCGATGGCGTTATGTGTGGTGCTTTACTACAAATCTCtattttgatgatgatgataatttGCTCTACTTCCGTGCCCTCGAACTGGAAGTAAGACACCAAAAAAGTTGTAGATATGTCAATTGGGTCAACCATGTGTTGAAACAACATAGAGGCTCAGTTGAACAGTTCAGGATTTGCTTTCATCTCGATCGTCGTTTAGCAAGTTCCATTGATAAATGGATTCAATTTGCAATGGAAAAGAGAGTTCGAGTGCTTTTGTTGGACTGTCAACGTGCTTTTTATGAAGCTTCCTACTCCTTTCCCCGCACAATTTTAGGtcttgaaaaggaaaaagtgaCGCCTTTTTGTTGCGACATTCCAAGTCTGCACTCTTGTGGATACACTGGTTTTGGGTTTCTCAGGGTTCTTCAATTGATAGGTGTTGATGTGACCCAAGAAGTTGTTGAGTACTTCTTGTCCAATTGTCGAGCTCTCGAACGATTATCATTGGGGGGTGCCAGAAACTTGGTTAATTTAAGAGTTGTCCGGCCATCAGTTTCATTGAAGTATTTATCAATAAGATGTTGTCTTGGCCTCAAAAGTGTTGAGATTTGTGACGCAAACCTTGTGTCCTTTGCTTATTACGGGACCCAGGCAAAATTACTTCTAAATAATTTGCCGTCACTTGTTGAGGTATCCTTTTGTGAGTATTCGACTTTCCATCCTGAAAGCATCAGGCTTGCCTTCACCCCATTTTTATGCTTTCTTTCTCAACTAGAGACTCTCAAGTTGGGTATTCACCTCGAGATGTCG TCTTGGAGTCCTTGGTATGCATCCCCTGTTCCTACATTACCAAATGTTAAGCATTTGGAGCTAATAGTTCATCCAGATACTCCATTCGTTCTGTATCATTTAGCTTCTTTCTTGAAGGCATCTCCTTCCTTGCAGACACTCGTACTTAAG TTGGAATACGGTAGCTGGGAGCCATGGGAGACAACGAAGGTGGGAAAAGGTCCTCAATGGCCACATCATAACCTTAAGGTAGTAGAAATAGTAGGGTATCGTGGTCGTATAAATGTCGTTGAGCATGTCATCTACTTCATAGAGAATGTTGTTGCACTCGAGAAACTTGTTATTGATCCTGTCATGTGTTGGTTGCACCATCCTACCGGTATGGATCGAAGAATTGAAGATGtcaaggaggaagaagaggcgAGAGATCATGCTATGCACCAACTTAAACAAATGGTTCCGTCAACCGTACAATTTGTATGCCTCTAG